The Candidatus Omnitrophota bacterium genome has a segment encoding these proteins:
- the argJ gene encoding bifunctional glutamate N-acetyltransferase/amino-acid acetyltransferase ArgJ, with product MKVVKGGITAPQGFLANGVACGIKRSGKTDLGLIASAVPAVTAAVFTKNSIKAAPLVVSMKHAARGRGQAVLVNSGNANCYTGALGLKHAQNSTRLVAQLLGIKPEDVLVTSTGIIGKSLPYHKIVNAAPALVKGLSPSGGGKFARAIMTTDLKVKEIAVQVKLGHKTVTIGACAKGSGMIEPNMATMLGFVTTDAGISLGMLKTALRRATEKSFNSITVDGCMSTNDMVTLQANGLAGNKRITAANADFKKFYEALEFVCVALAKKIVMDGEGATKFLTIHVTGAGNEPQAKEIAKAVANSSLVKTAAFGSNPNWGRVGAAVGSLGIKGIDERNMRISFSPFDKKEIVINVALDLGKYEATVYTCDLSYEYVRINGEYN from the coding sequence ATGAAGGTTGTCAAGGGCGGTATCACCGCTCCTCAAGGATTTTTAGCCAACGGCGTCGCCTGCGGGATCAAGCGTTCCGGTAAAACGGACCTGGGCCTTATTGCGTCCGCGGTACCGGCGGTAACGGCCGCGGTTTTTACAAAAAATTCCATTAAAGCGGCACCGCTTGTGGTCAGCATGAAACACGCGGCCCGGGGCCGCGGCCAAGCGGTTTTGGTCAACAGCGGCAATGCCAATTGTTATACGGGCGCTTTGGGTTTGAAGCACGCCCAAAATTCCACGCGTTTGGTCGCGCAATTACTGGGGATCAAGCCGGAGGATGTTCTGGTGACGTCAACGGGAATTATCGGCAAGTCATTGCCGTACCATAAAATTGTGAATGCCGCCCCGGCCTTAGTCAAGGGCTTAAGTCCATCGGGCGGGGGCAAATTCGCGCGGGCCATCATGACGACAGACCTGAAGGTCAAAGAGATCGCCGTACAGGTCAAATTAGGCCATAAGACAGTGACCATCGGCGCCTGCGCCAAGGGGTCGGGGATGATCGAGCCCAATATGGCGACCATGCTGGGGTTTGTGACGACCGATGCCGGTATTTCTTTAGGGATGTTGAAAACAGCTTTGAGGCGCGCGACGGAAAAATCTTTTAACAGCATTACCGTTGACGGATGTATGAGTACCAATGATATGGTGACCTTGCAGGCCAATGGATTGGCGGGCAACAAACGCATCACTGCCGCGAACGCCGACTTTAAGAAATTTTATGAGGCGCTGGAATTCGTGTGCGTGGCGTTGGCCAAAAAGATCGTGATGGACGGTGAAGGCGCCACCAAATTCTTGACCATCCATGTGACGGGTGCCGGCAATGAGCCCCAGGCCAAAGAGATCGCCAAGGCCGTGGCCAATTCGTCCTTGGTCAAGACCGCGGCCTTCGGCAGTAATCCCAACTGGGGACGGGTGGGTGCGGCGGTCGGGTCCTTGGGCATCAAAGGCATTGACGAAAGGAACATGAGGATCTCGTTCAGCCCTTTTGATAAAAAAGAGATCGTCATCAACGTCGCCCTTGATCTGGGCAAATATGAAGCCACTGTTTATACTTGCGATTTATCATACGAATATGTGAGGATCAATGGAGAGTATAATTAA
- the argB gene encoding acetylglutamate kinase: MESIIKKASILIEAIPYIEAFRRKIFVIKYGGSILDDPKIRHNVLQDIVFLSYVGIRTIIVHGGGPHISARLKEQGLKSEFINGIRVTDKPTLKIVGEELDKLNTMIVEEIKALKGDVTGFKGEENIIFVKKKKADKDLGYVGTITSVNKDALQEHLSKGQITVVSPMGVTVEKQPHNINADEVASAIANSMKAEKLVLLTNVPGVMRDPKDPESLISTLTVEQVSQLIKSEVIHGGMIPKVNSCVEALKGGGVRKTHIVDARLPHALLLEFFTDQGVGTQILKK; the protein is encoded by the coding sequence ATGGAGAGTATAATTAAAAAAGCCTCGATCCTGATCGAGGCCATTCCGTACATCGAGGCCTTTCGCCGCAAGATCTTTGTCATCAAATACGGCGGGAGCATCCTGGATGACCCGAAGATACGGCACAATGTCCTGCAGGACATCGTGTTTTTGAGTTATGTCGGCATACGGACCATCATCGTGCACGGCGGCGGGCCGCATATCAGCGCCCGGCTCAAAGAGCAGGGGCTCAAGTCGGAATTCATCAACGGCATCCGCGTGACCGACAAGCCGACTTTGAAGATCGTCGGGGAGGAATTGGACAAGCTCAACACCATGATCGTTGAGGAGATCAAGGCGCTCAAAGGCGATGTCACCGGGTTTAAAGGCGAGGAGAACATCATCTTCGTCAAGAAAAAGAAAGCGGACAAGGACCTGGGGTATGTCGGCACCATCACCTCGGTCAACAAGGACGCCTTGCAGGAGCATCTGTCTAAGGGGCAGATCACCGTGGTGTCGCCGATGGGCGTGACCGTTGAAAAACAGCCGCACAATATCAACGCGGATGAGGTGGCCAGCGCCATTGCCAATTCCATGAAGGCGGAGAAGCTGGTCCTTTTGACCAATGTGCCCGGCGTCATGCGCGACCCCAAGGACCCGGAGTCCCTGATCTCAACGCTGACCGTTGAACAGGTGAGCCAGTTGATCAAGTCCGAGGTCATTCACGGCGGCATGATCCCCAAGGTGAATTCCTGCGTTGAGGCCCTCAAAGGCGGCGGGGTGCGCAAGACCCACATCGTGGATGC